DNA from Lycium ferocissimum isolate CSIRO_LF1 unplaced genomic scaffold, AGI_CSIRO_Lferr_CH_V1 ctg8865, whole genome shotgun sequence:
CAAGCACAGGCTGAACTAAAGAAGTATTTgcattttgaagaagaattctgGAGGCAGAAGGCTAATGTTACTTGGTTTGCTGAAGGGGATAGAAATACTAGATTTTTCCATAATCTGGTAAATGGTAGAAGGAAGAGGTTGCAAATTAAAAGAATTCAGAATTCAAATGGAGAATGGGTAGAAGATCTTTGTTCAAGTGGCAGTAGAGGCTgaagaatttttcaaaaaatagttTTCTCAGGAGCAAGAAGCTACCGATTTTAGCTTAATTAACCATGTTCCATCCTGCTTAATTAACCATGTTCCATCCTTAGTGTTTGAGGAAGGTAATGAATTATTAGTGGCTGTTCCTACTGCTGATGAAGTCAAACAAGCAATTTTTGCTTTGAATGGGGATAGTGCTTGTGGTCCTGATGGATTAACAGGCATATTTTTTTCAGGCTTGTTGGCATATTGTTGGCCCAGATGTGCTTAATGTGGTTAAAGCCTTTTATGAAGGTCACACTCTTCCTAAATCCATCACTCATACAAATTTTGTTCTATTACCAAAAAAGCAAGATGTTCAGACTTATGCAGACATGAGGTCAATCAGCTTGAGCAACTTTATCAATAAAGTTATATCAAGAGTGGTTCATGGTAGATTGGAGGGCATCTTACCAAGGCTTGTTTCACCAAATCAATTTGGTTTTTTGAGGGGAGAAGCATTATTGAGAATGTTCTTCTAACTCGTAGAAATAGTCACGATATAAGGAAGAGAAAACCAAAGCAAATGTAATCATCACCTTAGATATAGAAAAGGCCTATGATAGGGTGTCTTGGTTGTTTTTTATCGAAATTCTTCACAAGATGGGCTTTTCAGATGGTTTTGTGGATATGATTTGGAGACTTATAGCTAACAATTGGTATTCTGTGATGTTCAATGGTCAGCCACATGGATTTTTTCATTCAACAAGAGGGGTCAAACAAGGTGACCCTCTTTCTCCAGCACTATTTATATTGTCTGCAGAAGTTCTTACAAGGGCCTTGAACAGCTTGTTTGATGATCCAATGTATAGAGGTTTTGGCATGCCTAAATGGAGTGCAGATCTAAATCATCTGGCATATGCATATGACACCATAATCTTTATCTCAACTGACAGATGCTCATTGaaattagtaatggaagatttgATAAATTATGAGACTGTCTCAGGGCATAGAATGAATAGAAATAAGAGTTGTTTTTACATGTATAAAACATGTGCAATGAGTCTAGTTCAAGATGTGACACAAATCACTGGTTTTACAACAGGTTAGTTTCCATTCAAGTATCTAGGATGCCCATTATTTCATAGCGAGGAAAGAAGAAAGCATATTACAATGATCCGATAAAGAAGGTGAAAGACAAGCTCCCGTAATTGGAAAGACAAGTTGATGTCTTTTGGAGGTAAAGTTCGTGCTCATCAAAAGCTGTTCTTCAAAGTATGCCAATGTATTTGTTCTCTGCAATGGTCCCTACAAGGTACACTATTCAAGAGTTACATAGGATATTTTCTAGGTTTTATTGGAGTAACAAGGAGGATAAAAGGAATAGACACTGGGCCTCTTGGTTAAGTATGTGCTATCCAAGACAAGAAGGTGGCATGGGATTCAGATCTATATTTGATGTTTCAAAAGCACTCTTTGCTAAGCTATGATGGAGGTTCAGGACTAGATGCACTTTATGGTCCACATTTATGTGGAACAAATATTGTAAAAGGCAAATTCCAACTCTAGTAGGGGGGAAGGAAGGATCTCAGCTCTGGAAGAAAATGCTAGAAGCCAGGGATGATATTGAACATACCATTTGGTGGGAGCctagaaatggctcatttagcTTCTGGTTTGATAACTGGACTAGGATAGGACCTTTGGTTAAGCTGATTCCTGCTGTTTTTCAACTCAATGAAGATATTGAAGAAGTGAATGAAGTTATGACAAATAGAACTTGGAACTTTGATCTGCTGCATCACACACTGCCTGCAGATATTGTTGAACATATCAGGTCTGAGTTAACTATCAATGATAGAGAGATGACAAGTGACAAGGCTTGGTGGTTATTGACAAGCACAGGCAAATTCACAGTGAGTAGTGCTTGGGAGGCTATTAGACAGAAGAAACAGGAAAGCTGGTGTTTTAAAATGATGTGGACCAAGGGCTTACCATACAAGATTTCTTTCTTCCTATGGAGGGTCTAGCACCACAAACTTctagttgatgatgttttggCAAGAATTGGTATAAATATGGTGTCAATATGCAAATGTTATACCTTTCCCCAACAGGAGACAATGACTCACCTGTTTCTCACATGTGAGTTTGCATCGATATCCGGCGTGATTCTTTCATGACTAGAGTACAAGGACCATTTGTCGCTTAATCAAACAGCTTTCTAAATGGTGGAGAGCAAAAATGGAGtcgttatacctcgcattttgtacgtattcggaaaaattggaaatgatttggaatggtaggaattaaggttctaattggattctacttggtGTGCATGTGAAGTTAAGGAAAcattgacgtggaaatattggaaaagactaagggcgaaattggaattttggaaaatggttttatgaattaccaaaatgtgggctaaggattttgggcttgaaaatttcaaaaaaaaaaatgtagaaggccaagcccaacccatgaagggtggccggccatggcaaccAAAAGAatggacaaaaatttaatttaagtggtgacatggtcacatgataAGCTAATAATAAAAGGGGGCAAGACTTGGAcatttttctagagaattcaagacaaattgagaaggagaaaaaaaacaagaagaacaagagaacaacattaaggccattcggccaaggaggtGGAACACCAACCCTCcaaattttgattccaaaattattttcttgctatattcctactaattcaaggtccctctacaacgtggcgcaattatttcggaagataacccgttggtttcgtcgtttggatgaattggtgaagtgaagaaacttgaagaggaaggtaagaattcatccattctaattatgttatgaaggtttgtttgcgtTGTAGTACATGTAAATGAGAAGaatatatggaaatatggaagtttgcatggtgaatGGGAATGCACATGTGGTCGAATATGTGTAGTGTAgctatgttgaattttatgttgtatcatagttgtggttattgtgaaattagtattggaagtgaaagttgaacaaaaatgGGCTAGAGTGGAAAAGGTATGTTGGTCGTGAGTTATAGGGGGATGAACCAAGGAGGAatctattttgtttaatatgttaattgtgtcGTTGTGATCCTTGCGTGTAtatgaaggtaaaatgatgaaagttagcGTTGAAATGGGATGTAGAAGTTTATGTCATcgtagtatgattttatgttcttatggaaattaagttgttaaggtgtgaattatgatgattgttgataaatttggaagatggaaatatgttatgaatatgtatgttgaagattagaagatttggataaattatgactttggtggaaagttgtatattttgcataatttgcgtatatattgtagaaatgatatgaaatgcttccgaatggcatcGCAACGATTTTGATTAATAATGAGCGTGAATATGATGGCATTGATTTGGAcgtgtgaagtcggaatgggagttattgtattatgtcggGAAGTAAGttaattatgttatgttgtggcttgtaatgattgttgatgttcttggtgttgttgttgggttgttgttgactattttgagccgagttgaaactcgggggtgctatatgtataggggaggtgctgccccaatttttataaaacaatattggccaaaattggaaattgtgagtctcatgaatagtgccggtcaatatgaccatttgcggatttttggcgaaacgggatcggagtttcgacgagcttaacaagcgagaaaggtatgtaaagcttttcatttccttttcatggcacGACTTAAGTGTATTAGCTTCGAATTCGCCTTGGAGCCGCTCCTATCTCTCGGAATCCGCATCTAAAATTGagtctttttcattcaatgcaATTGAACCATAATACTGTTTTTGGATATAAGTGTGCCTAAACCTTCATAcctttcgcaaatgattttgaatCGCTCTAAAACCTTCCTAGATAACTTTACGGAGTTTAATGTTTATGATTTttgtccgccgcctcggcttgatccgaggtgggttcactatttccgattttacccttttgtgtttataacttgtcttcgagcggttttaaaggaaacgttttaactactcctctatttattacttaaaaagtgttttaaatattccgttaagtcctatgatGCGTTTTGATATGTACCACGAATCCGAACGTTGTTCCGACATAATCCTCCGTGATGTctgaaaggtacgtactatgactccgtccgatttcattgatttgattcgttattcgatatgcttcattgagtctgCGGAAATATATGTGtcattttaatgcattagtttctcactactctactcgtggatgccccaatgtttccccaccgagccgggccgggatatgttctcaagcgtatgtctttgcattgttcgccgcgcccggtgtgaggggcggtatatatacgtgcatgggttgtggtgtatgatgtgccatgtacgcttatgcgaCATCGTCGATTATGttcgatgtggccacttggtatgttatgatttgtttcggagatattcctactacgaagtatctttgtgttatggcgccggagaAGGGGCGCCTCGTTCGTTCACCGGGTCCCGTAGCgggggccggcttttgcatatgttttacgcatgcattacttatgattttctgaCACGCATTTTAGATTACCTCTGCCTCTCGTTTGTTTTCCGTACATACTGTTCTGATTTTAGTCTTATTTATTACAgtttacgctttacatattcagtacattttccgtactgaccccctttcttcggggggctgcgtttcgtgccacgcggtacgGATGTTTGGTTCGGCCGATCCGCTCGCCTAGGTTTTACTTGGTGCAATACcgtgaagtgctcctttgtccggagcccatattttggtataaagtTCTCTgcgcatatgtacgtatttattgggtacggcggggcctgtcccgtcatatgattatgtttttgttacgtagaggtacgtagacatgtggtgtgggttacgtatatgtttcgttagatttgcgtacgtttagagtttatctatgttttgtgacggccttatcggccttcgtgcggcatgcccacttgtccttgttaaattattatttctgtttgtctttaatattttgctaatttagggtaaggtacgtatgagtgcccaactagggcacgagtcgcggcctacggagttgggtcgtgacaaaagtggtatcagagcggttaggtcctcggaatgtctacagaccgtgtctagtagagtcctgtttatggtgtgaagcgcgccacatttataaacaggaggctacagggcatctaggaattgttgaccttctttctgtcttagatcgtgcgatagagccaagtcataggaaataaaaattCCTTGCGCAAGCTTTATATATGGCAGAAAAATGGTAAGTGGTGACGGGGAAGGTCACACAGGTAAGTTCAAATATACTTGTTCCGTTACCTGAAACAGAAGGTTCTGGATGGCTAGAATGGGATACGAAGCTGTATATTCTGTAcgatattatgggtatttgcggcgtacagattttgagtaataagaatttgcaaaggtgactaccgaagctcaagaagggtaagatagtaattgtacaagaaaggacgtgttgtgaatgtgcctcgggatccgtaaggccttgattagcctcgtattatgtaataaaggtcgtgtgtggaaagGGACGTGATTATATCAACATTAAGGGACCAGGATCCAccgaagttgcgaagttaagcgtgctcaggggaGGAGCAAtgttaggatgggtgaccccctgggaagtaattgaaaaattttgcaaacttggaatttaaggggataaatgagGAGTTAGATAGACCTAAGAATAACCATAGTACACGGGACGAGTTACGACAAGCTCCAGTTTGAGGAAATAATAGTAGGGTTGCGACAAGAAGATGGGCGGAAAAAGAGTCGCGACAGGTATGAATGTAGAGGTAAGACCGTAGTGggaaaaatacaagaaataaatggaaatttggggtgacacaaggaaaaggaagtatgtGAAACGGTACGCACTCTTACAGAAGTCGCGCAGATTGGAGCAGATTAaatggggaaaaagaagaaagcgcAATATCGCTTGAGGATTAAGGTGAGTTCGAAAAGTGATTGGAAATGCTTGTAAGTAGAATGGTGATGAGTGCATATATAGGTATGCGTAGGACTTTTCCCTGGTGATTACATTGGTCGAAAGGCGAGTACTAACGACGAAAGGTATTACGAAAATGCAAGTGTCAACTAACGAAGGTATTACGACACGGAATGCAAGAGATGAAGTGAAAGATGAGAAACAAATGTTACGGATATGGATTGATCCGATTGGGTTACAAATGGTGATCGGAAGAGTTCCAACatgacgatatttggaaaagcattTGGAAAAGCGAAGCAAAGATATTGAGAGCAAGGAGattgaagtattggaaggaattatggataagaaatatgatcaaGTAAAGCCTTCGAGGGAACTGATAGGTGAGGTAGGAAATCGGTGTGTAGAAATGAGAAAAGCAAGTTGTAATCAGGTGAAGAGTACAacgtgacaaggaaatttccgtaggTCTCTAAGGTAGTAGTAAAAGTAGCCTGACCCTGAACGCGATTCCGTATGCCATATTTTTGCGCCTCTGATCTCGATGAAACTACGCCTACTATACCACCGTACTTCGAATCTAATTATATTTCTATACGATGTACCTCGTACGTTCGATTCGATCACGACTCGGTTTGATACATCTTTGTACCTCGACTCGACCGATTTGTCGATATCTTACGTATGCCCGCTACGATTACGGAAGCGTCCACATACGCTCGCACGTCGACCTCGACTATGAATCTGTCATCGGTATACGTGTCGGTGCGCTAATTCGATTATGGGATTGCTCGTATGCTTACATGTACGTCTGGCTCCAATTTGGAATTTGCTTAAGATAATCATCGGAGTATGATTCTGTCTGCCGTACCTTCGTACTTCCGATTCCGGATACGACTCCGCCCGACGTCCGTTTGACCTTCTGATTCTGATGAAGATTCAGTTCGCCGTATATTCGATTTAGGACCCGAGCAGCCCTAGTGAGGGGATATCGAAGAATgacagaaggagttgaaaaaCGAAGGCCCTTACAAGTGTTTTGGTCAAGCTCAAGTATGTATTTGAAAAGgaggaaacctccccgaagtgctatgaagccccataaggtcagttgaacattcgaggacgaatgttctaaagggggggaggatgttatacctcgcattttgtacgtattcggaaaaattggaaatgatttggaatggtaggaattaaggttctaattggattctacttggtGTGCATGTGAAGTTAAGGAAAcattgacgtggaaatattggaaaagactaagggcgaaattggaattttggaaaatggtttcatgaattaccaaaatgtgggctaaggaGTTGGGcttgaaaattggaaaaaaaaataataaataagccATGACCCAAGGCCAAGGGTGGTGGCCATGGCAACCAAAAGAatggacaaaaatttaatttggtCATGTGACATCATGTAAGCTAAGAATAAAAGGGCAAGACTTGGAcatttttctagagaattcaagacaaattgagaaggagaaaaaaaaaaacaagaaaaaaaaaagaacaacattaaggccattcggcccatGAGGTGAGAATTTCacccctccaaattttgatgccaaaaattattttcttgtattttcctactaattcaaggtccctctacaacgtggtgcaattatttcggaagataacccgttggtttcgtcgtttggatgaattggtgaagtgaagaaacttgaaaggaaggtaagaattcatcttttctaattatgttatgaaggtttgtttgcgttgtagaatatgtaaatgagtagaatatatagaaatatggaagtttgcatggtgaaaGTAATGCATgtatgtggccgaatatatgtattGTTGTATAGCTAagatgttgaattttatgttgtatcatagttgtggttattgtgaaattagttttggaaatggaaagttgaacaaaaatgGAGGGATGTGGAAAAAggcatgtggccgtgagttATGGGGATGAACCAATGatggaattattttgtttaatatgttaattgtgtttgttgtgatccttgcggTGTAtatgaaggtaaaatgatgaaagttagcGTTGAAATGGGATGTAGAAGTTTATGTCATcgtagtatgattttatgttcttatggaaattaagttgttaaggtgtgaattatgatgattgttgataaatttggaagatggaaatatgttatgaatatgtatgttgaagattagaagatttggataaattatgactttggtggaaagttgtatattttgcataatttgcgtatatattgtagaaatgatatgaaatgcttccgaatggcatcGCAACGATTTTGATTAATAATGAGCGTGAATATGATGGCATTGATTTGGAcgtgtgaagtcggaatgggagttattgtattatgtcggGAAGTAAGttaattatgttatgttgtggcttgtaatgattgttgatgttcttggtgttgttgttgggttgttgttgactattttgagccgagttgaaactcggggtgctatatgtataggggaggtcgCGATTTTTATAAAACAATATTGGccaaaaattggaaattgtgagtctcatgaatagtaagctggtcaatatgaccatttgcggattttggcgaaacgggatcggagtttcgacgagcttaacaagcgagaaaggtatgtaaagcttttcatttccttttcatggcacGACTTAAGTGTATTAGCTTCGAATTCGGCCCTTGGAGCCGCTCCTATCTCTCGGAATCTGCATCTAAAATTGAGTCTTTTTCATTGATGCAATTGAACCATAATGCATTTTTGGATATAAGTGCGCCTAAACCTTCATAcctttcgcaaatgattttgaatCGCTCTAAAACCTTCCTAGATAACTTTACGGAGTTTAATGTTTATGATTTtccgccgcctcggcttgatccgaggtgggttcctctatttccgattttacccttttgtgtttataacttgtcttcgagcggttttaaaggaaacgttttaactactcctctatttattactaaaagtgttttaaatattccgttaagtcctatgatgcgttttgatatgtaccacgaatccgaacgttctgttccgacataatcctccgtgatgtctgaaaggtacgtactatgactccgtccgatttcattgatttgattcgttattcgatatgcctcattgagtctctggaaatatgtgtcattttaatgcattagtttctcactactctgctcgtggaTGCCccccaatgtttcccccactgagccgggccaggatatgttctcaagcgtatgtctctgcattgttcgcgccccggtgtgagggggcaggtatatacgtgcatgggttgtggtgtatgatgtgccatgtacgcttatgctgACATCTGCTGATTATGttctgatgtggccacttggtatgttatgatttgtttcggagatattccctactctgaagtatgctgtgttatggcgccggagaagggggcgcctctgttctgttcaccgagtcccatagcggggccggcttttgcatatgttttctgcatgcattacttatgattttctgaCACGCATTTTAGATTACCTCTGCCTCTCGTTTGTTTTCCGTACATACTGTTCTGATTTTAGTCTTATTTATTACagtttctgctttacatattcagtacattttccgtactgaccccctttcttcgggggctgcgtttcgtgccacgcaggtacagatgTTTGGTTCGCTGATCCGCTCGCCTAGGTTTTCTGCACAGCtgtgaagtgctcctttgtccggagcccgtattttggtataaagtTCTCTgctgcatatgtacgtatttattctgggtacggcggggccctgtcccgtcatatgattatgtttttgttctgtagaggtctgtagacatgtggtgtgggttctgtatatgtttcgtgagatttgcgtacgtttagagtttatctatgttttgtgacggccttatcggccttcgtgcggcatgcccacttgtccttgttaaattattatttctgtttgtctttaatattttgctaatttagggtaaggtacgtatgagtgcccaactagggcacgagtcgcggcctacggagttgggtcgtgacaggagcTCAATTGAAACCTATCTATCAGGCTGCTCCTGCAATCATAATGTGGCAGATATGGAAAAGAAGGAACACTATTATTCATGGAGGGGTAATGTCAAGAAATAAGGTGATATTTGAGATCAACAGGAATTTATGGCAGCTGGCAAAGTTCAAGTTCTCATGGTTAGATATCCCTCACAGTTGGCCTCTTTTGGTTCAGTTTTTGGAAAAGTATAAACCACAAGTAACAAGCAAAGCAGTAGCATGGAATTTTCCTCCTAATGGTTAGTATAAGTGTAATACAGATGAGGCTTACAGGAGCAGCACAAGTCAAACTTCATCAGCATTTTGTATCAGGAATAGTCAAGGAAACTTAGTGCATGCTTGGGCAAGCATTATTCCAGATGCATCCTGTATTGTTGCTGAGGCAAGAGCAATTCTTGAGGGGGTAGAATATTGTGTTGCAAATCAATTGTTTCCTCTAATAGTGGAAACAGACTCACTCTTGATGGCAAAAGTTTTGAATGATGAATGGGAGATACCTTGGAGGATTTGTATGATGGTGCATTTGATTTAGGATTGCAGAAATAAAGGAACCATACAGATTGTCCATGTACTCAAAGAAAGCAACAAATTGGCTGATATTTTAACTAACATGGCTGTTCATTTTGCAGGTACCTTCCACATAACAAATTCTTAGGAACTTCGATCAGTGGCTAAAGGAATTCTAAATGCTGATAAACATAATATGCCTAGCTTCAGATTCAAGAAACAGCATGTTAGAGAACCAGACTGAACTTCAAATGATTTACAAAATGCATGATTactgatatcatgcatacaaCAGATCACAGTCAGGCTGGAAACTATTGTCATCAGCTCATATCTATAAACTTAGTTGCTAGTGTAGTTTTATCTAATGTGTGGTATCAACTTTCAGTTCAGTCTATTGGAAGAACTTCATTAGCAGCCTAGAATATGGTATGTTAGCTGATTTTCATAAACCCTTTACAGACAAAGAAGTATTCAGAAACTACACTACACACTCAGATTGACTAACACAGCCTAATCCATGTTGGAAGGATTTTTCTATTGGTATAATGATTCCATAaccacctggtgagagctttgagGTGATTTGAAATGGCACGACCAAGACCTGGATGATTAAAGAATTAAGTCAATATTAGTGTGTAGATTAATGTTTCTAGTCTATGTGAGGCACTTTTGGCCATTGTTGCtttcttgctttttcttttttttgcttcCGTACGGATTTTGCTTATGAATAAAACACAACTAGTCTCATGCTGGCTGCttcgaagaagaaaaaaattagtatAGACACATAAAGAGTTATCATGTCATTGAATTCTATATTAATATAGGCTTAATTATTGAACTAtaatattattcttataataCTATTTATTATTTACTAATGTTATTTAGCACTTATCGTttgctattttaattttttattcatccatttagtaatttcttttaattttctccTACAATGTTATGTCATACATGGTTGTGAACATAAGTAATTTATAAGGATTtcacttaagtttggattaagttttaaattaagaaaataaatataaattactTACATCATtgttaaataattcaaaaatgtAAATTACAGTCCCTCCGTCTCAATCGAAAAAATAAATTCTGAAGTACAATagttaattaataaattttatgtgCGCAcactattaaaataaaatttatttactatattaaaagagtaactataaaatattagttttacatattctgaaaatgtttgaaaaataatgtagttaaagaaaatacaatttgattttcaaaaagtaATAATACTAGACAATtgcaaatattatattttttacttttttcttaaatattaaaatatttttcaaaatatcggataatcaatattttatgTAGTTTAGGATAAAATAGTTACTCTTAACATGAAAAAGTTATTACAATGCAGATTACATAAAATGgtttattaaattaagaaaaggtaaaaaatgttattttttaacatgTATCTTTTGGAAGGTAAAAGAAATCTTAAAGTCAAAACAATTAATTCTATTGAgttttcaatatatttttctgatttaatttg
Protein-coding regions in this window:
- the LOC132045978 gene encoding uncharacterized protein LOC132045978, which codes for KLKHIKKILSAWSKEVYGDIFKQLIIREEIVRIKEELFEGDPSPLNRMVLQQAQAELKKYLHFEEEFWRQKANVTWFAEGDRNTRFFHNLVNGRRKRLQIKRIQNSNGEWVEDLCSSGMFEEGNELLVAVPTADEVKQAIFALNGDSACGPDGLTGHTLPKSITHTNFVLLPKKQDVQTYADMRSISLSNFINKVISRVVHGRLEGILPRLVSPNQFGFLRGEALLRMFF